CAGAATTTTGACTCTGAATAGCCATTTCGCAAATACTACAATTCTCTATAGTATCAACAGAATTGTCATCATGGGAATACACGTGAAAAGAAGTCACCTTAATTAGCATAAGGCAAAACAAAATAAATACAGAGAAATATGTAAATACTGAATTCTTCACAACGCTAAAGTACTAAAAGAAGTAGAACTGAATGTTAAAGAAAACCTAACAAACGTTTTTAAAATAAGAATCCGAGTCCTAATCTTTTGAGCATCTTTTTTTCAAAAGCCCAAAAGAATTTGAATTGCCCAAATAACCAGCCATATATTACCAATAGTATCTGGTAAAAGGGAAAAATTAATAGAATTCGTAAAATCCAATACATTGTTGTACCCCACCATGCATCTGGAAAATTAGCTTGCTGTAGCCCAATTAAATTTAAAAAAGGTTTTGCAACAAAGACAGAAGATGATCCGGTAATGGAAAAAACAA
Above is a window of Maribacter aquivivus DNA encoding:
- a CDS encoding DUF2645 family protein → MKNSVFTYFSVFILFCLMLIKVTSFHVYSHDDNSVDTIENCSICEMAIQSQNSEFTFVAILLLILLPFIFFTDKKITPLVLEAPSFYFRYATFGRPPPFQD
- a CDS encoding DUF6787 family protein codes for the protein MQKLKERWGVTSNFQLTIIFIVFSITGSSSVFVAKPFLNLIGLQQANFPDAWWGTTMYWILRILLIFPFYQILLVIYGWLFGQFKFFWAFEKKMLKRLGLGFLF